The Stenotrophomonas maltophilia genome segment TTCCCGCTCGTGCTGATCGGCTTCTTCTCGTTCGTGATCGCCTTCACCGGCCTGCTGCTGGCCCCCATGAAGGCGCCGCTGCTGTGGGCCTGCCTGCTCGGCGTCGGTCCGTCCACCTTCCCGCTGGCACTGACCCTGATCAACCTGCGCACGCGCACCCCCACCGGCTCGGCGGCGCTGTCCGGGTTCATGCAGGGCGTGGGCTACAGCTTCAGCTGCCTGGGGCCGTTCCTGGTTGGCTGGCTGCACACCGTCAGCGACGGCTGGACGATCCCATTCAGCTTCCTGTTCGGCTGCGCCACGCTGATGCTGTGCGCCTCATGGGTGGCCTGCAAGCCGCGCAAGCTGGAAGACCTCTGGTAAGCCACGTGGGGCCTCGCAACCGGCCCCACCTACCGCTCGTCAGCCCGTCTGCGCATTTTGACGCCGGGCTGACAATTCCGGGCGGATAGTGCCCACGAATGCCCATCCTTGCCGCGTGCCGGCATCGGGCATGGGGGCGGCAGCGCCGCCCAGGCCACCACTCGGTGTGCGGGGGACTCTCGTTTCAGACAAGACATTGCAGGTCGCTGTCCTGGTTCCGCCCATCCCTGTTGGATGGGAGTTCGCGAGGGGAGTGACGCAGGCCACGGCCATCCCAAAATCTGGCATGTGATGTGCGTCACATTTTTCAGGTTGTCTGGTTCGGAAGCCAAGGGGGTCCCCAATGGTTGTCCACCGCCGGCTGGCGCTCTGCGTCGGCCTTGCCTGTACCGCCCTGGCCTGGGCCAGCAGCGCTGCCCCGCCCGACCGCGAGGCGGCCCTGGCCGAGATCGGCCGCTACCGCGACCAGGCCCGCTGGCTGGATGCCCTCGGCGCGATCGAGCGCGCCAGCCAGCAGCAGCCCAACGACGACCTGCTGTTCAAGCTGCGCGTACTGACCCTGGGCGACATCGGCAATGCCTGGCGCGCCTGGGAGCTGTACCAGCAGCGCCCGCAGCTGTTCGACGCAGCACAGAAGCAACGCATCGAAGGCGACTACCTGGCCAAGCTGGTGGTCTGGAGCCTGGCCTACAGCAGCAGCGAAGACAGTCGCCTGGAAGAAGCCGAATCGACCCTGGCGCGCATGCAGCGCTACCTGGGCAGCGAAGGCACCCCACCGGCGCAGGCGCCACTGCGCATCCGCATGGACCGGCTGATCCTGCTCAACCGGCTGGGCCGCCATGCGCAGGTGCGCCAGGAAGCCCGCGCACTGCAGGCCGAAGGCCATGCCCTGCCCGACTATGTGCTGCCTGCGGTCGGCGATTCGCTGATGGGCACCCTGCATCCGGAAGAAGCCATTCCGGTGCTGCAGGCGGCCGTCGCCGGCGATCCAACGCGCGACGCCTCGCACTCGGAACTGGCTTACGCCTACCTGGAAAGCGAGCAGCAGGAAAAAGCCGTCGACCTGCTGCAGGCGTGGCGCGACAAGGAACCTGCCTGGCGCTGGAGCAACGGGAAGTCGCCGTATCCAAACTGGTCGCGCTACGAGGCCGACCTCAACCTGGCGATGGTGCGCGCCTACAGCGGTGACCTGCCCACCGCGCAGCGCGATCTGGAATCGATGGTCGACATCGCACCGGGCAACGGCGGCCTGCAGAGCGCGCTGGGCAGCGTCTACATGATGCGCGGCTGGCCACGCAGGGCGCTGCAACGGCAGCAGATGGCGCATGCGCTGGACCCGCGCGACATCGAGCCACGGCTGGGCATGCAGGAAGCCTACGTCGCCCTGCAGCGCGATGACCTGGCGCGACCGCTGCACGACGATCTGCTCGCACGCTACCCCACCCAGCCCGCCGTCGAACGCATGGACCAGGCCTGGCGCGCGCATCGCGGTTGGCAGCTGAAGGCATGGACCGACATTGGTCGCAGCTCCGGCGGTGGCGGCACCTCGCCGCTGGGCAACAACGACCGTCACTACGGCATGGAAGTGCAGACACCGGTGCTCGACGACCGCTGGCGGTTGTTCGCCTTCGCCGACAGGCGCTCGGTCGACTTCCAGGACCAGCGCATCGACCCGCTGTGGCTGGGCGCGGGCGTACGCTACCGCTTTGGCCAGCTGGACGCGGAAGCGGCGGTACTGCGCGCCAACGACCACATTGGCGATACCGGCCTGCGCATCGGCGTGGGTTGGCAGTTCAACGATTACTGGCATGCCGGGCTGGTGGCCGCACGCAATGACCCGGAAGCCTCGATGCAGGCGCGCGTGGCGGGCATCACCGCTGACAGCGTGAGCGCGCAGGTCGACTACCGGCGCAGCGAGCTGACCCACTGGATGTTCGGCGCCAGCCGCTTCCGCTACGAGGACGGCAACCACCGCGAGCTGTTCAGCACCAGCATCGAACAGCGCCTGCTGACCCGCCCGCGCTGGTTGATCGACGGCCTGGCCAGTGCCTACACCAGCCGGGGCAGCCGCGACGACGCGCCCTACTTCAACCCGAAGCGCGACCGCATGGTCGAGATCGGGCTGCGCATCGACCAGCAGCTGTGGCGGCACTACGAGCGCCACTTCCGGCACCGCCTGACGGTCTCGCTGGGTGACTACTGGCAGGACGGCTTCGGCAGCGCTCTGGTCCCTTCGGTGTCCTACATGCACGAATGGCAGCTGGGCCAGGGCCGCGTGTTCGAGTACGGCGTGCGCTGGTCGCGGCCGGTCTACGACGGCCACCGCGAGCGTCATATCGGCTTCGAAGCCGCACTGCGCTGGGGAGAGTGACATGGCCCGCATCCTGCGACTGATCGTACTCCTGCTGCTGGCCGCCACGCCGCCGGCGTTCGCGCAGCAGGCCCTGCATCTCGATGCCACTGACAACGGCCTGCTGATCCTCAGCTACCACGACATCCGCGACCGGGTCGCGGCCAAGGGCGACGCCGATGCCTACGCGGTGAGCACGCAGAACTTCGCCGCGCACCTGGATTGGCTGGGGGCACACGGCTACCACCCGGTGTCGCTGTCGCAGGTGATCGACGCCTCCCAGGGACGCGCCACGCTGCCACCGAAACCGGTACTGCTGACCTTCGATGATGGCCTGCGCAGCGTCTACGACAAGGCGTTCCCGCTGCTGCAGGCGTACCACTACCCGGCGCTGGTGGCAGTGATCACCGATTACGTGGACATGGCGCCCGGGCGCACGATCGACTATGGCTACCGGCCGTTCGGCCACGATGACTTCGTTACCTGGGCGCAGCTGAAGCAGATGCACGACAGCGGCCTGATCGAAGTGGCCAGCCATACCGACGACCTGCACCACGGAGTGCTTGCCAATCCGCAGGGCAATTCGACGCCAGCGGTGGTCACCCGCATCTACCGGCCGGCCACGCGCAGCTACGAGAGCGAGGCGCAGTATGAGCAGCGCCTGCGCGCCGATCTCGGCCGCAGCGTGCAGCGCATCCAGCAGCACCTGGGCGTGCGCCCGCGCGCCATCGTCTGGCCGTACGCCGCCTACAACCAGTTGAGCAACGACATCGCCGAACAGCTGGGCATGCCGGTGTCCTTCGATCTGGAAGGCCGCAGCACGCCAGTGGCCAGCGACCTGCATGGGCTGGCGCGCTTCCTGGTCAGCGACAACCCGACCGTGGAGGGCCTCGCCTACGAGCTGCGGCGCGACGTTGCGCTCGACGGCATCCGCGCGTTGCAGGTCGACCTGGATGATGTGTACGACCCGGACCCGGCGCAGCAAGGGCGCAACCTCGATGCGCTGATCGAGCGGGTCAAGCGCATCTCGCCCACCCACGTCTACCTGCAGGCGTTCGCCGATCCGGACGGCAACAACACCGCCGATGCACTGTACTTCCCCAACCGGCACATGCCGATGCGCGCGGACCTGTTCAGCCGGGTCGCCTGGCAGCTGAAGTCGCGCGCGGGGGTGAAGGTCTACGCATGGCTGCCGGTGCTCGGCTTCGAGCTGCCCGACCCCGTGCAGCGCAAGGCACTGGCGATCCACAACGGCGATGCCGACGGCATGTACCGGCTGGACTTCACCAATCCGAAGGCACGCCAGATCATGCTCGACATCTACGAGGATCTGGCCGTCAACTCGTACTTCGAAGGCCTGCTCTTCCATGATGATGGCTACCTGCGCGACACAGAACTCCCGACGCTGGCGGCCGGCGACGATGGCAGCGCTCGCACCCGGGCGCTGATCGACTTCACCCTGGCCCTGCGCGGCAGTGCGCAGCGTTGGCGGCCGAAGCTGGCCACGGTGCGCAACCTGTACGCGGAGCCGGTACTGCGTCCGCAGAGCGAAGCCTGGTTCGCGCAGCGCCTGGACCTGTTCAACAAGGCCTACGACCAGACCGCACTGATGGCGATGCCGTGGATGGAAGGCAGCAGGCATCCGGAACGCTGGCTCGACCAGCTGCTGGCCGCGGTGCGTGCGCACGATCCCCAGTTGCAGCACACCCTGTTCGAACTGCAGACCGTCGATTGGCGCAGCGGGCAACCGATTCCCGCCGAGCGGCTGCGCGCGCAGATCCGCCAGCTGCAGGCGCAGGGCGTGCACCACTTCGCCTGGTACCCGGATGACTTCATCGCCGGCCAGCCTTCCACCCATGATGCCCGCGCGGCGATGTCCGCCGGCAACTTCCCGTACCCGGAGAAGTGACATGGACATGCACCCGCTGCTGCAGGTCCTGTTCCAGTTCGCCTTCTACTACCCGATGGTGATGGCGTTCTTCTGGATGTCGGGCGGCCTGTATTACTACTTCCGGCGCGAACGCCATTCGCGCCCACGCAACGACCCGCCGCTGATGGTCGATCCACCGTTCGCGAGCCTGTTGATTCCCTGCCACAACGAGTCCGCGAACCTCGACGACACACTCGGCGCGGCACTGGCACAGCGCTATCCGGCCGACTACGAGGTGATCGCCATCGACGATGGCAGCAGTGATGACACCGGCGCCCGGCTCGACGTGCTGGCGGCGAAGCATCCGCGGCTGCGCGTGCTGCACCTGGACCGCAACCTCGGCAAGGCCAACGCGCTGCGCATGGGTGCGCTGGCGGCCCGCTCGGAGTACCTGGTGTGCATCGATGGCGATGCCATGCTGGAGGAACACGCCCTGCACTGGATGGTCTGGCACCTGGTCAGCGGCAACCGCGTCGGTGCGGTCACCGGCAACCCGCGCATCCGCAACCGTTCCACCCTGCTTGGACGCCTGCAGGTGGCCGAATTCTCCTCGATCATCGGCATGATCAAGCGCGCGCAGCGCGTTTACGGGCGCATCTTCACCATCTCCGGAGTGATCGCCGGCTTTCGCCGCACCGCCCTGCACCAGGTCGGCTGGTGGTCGGACGACATGGTGACCGAGGACATCGACATCAGCTGGCGCCTGCAGCATGCGCATTGGGACATCCGCTACGAACCCAACGCGCTGTGCTTCATCCTGATGCCGGAAACGCTGAAGGGTCTGTGGCGGCAACGGCTGCGCTGGGCGCAGGGTGGCGTGGAAGTGATGCTGCGGCATGCGCGTTCACTGCTGCACTGGAAGGAACGGCGCATGTGGGGCGTACTGCTGGAGTACGTGCTGAGCGTGATCTGGGCCTACACCATGTTGTTCATCGTGGTGCTGTGGGTGCTGGGCAAGCTCATCGACGTACCGCCGCAGCTGTACATCGCCAGCCTGCTGCCGCAATGGCATGGCGTGATCCTGGCCCTGGTCTGCCTGATGCAGTTCGCCAGCAGCCTGATCATCGACCGTCGTTACGAAACACAGATTGGACGCAACTACTTCTGGGTCATCTGGTACCCGATGGCGTACTGGCTGATCAGTCTTTCCACCACCCTGGTGGCGTTGCCGAAGACCCTGCTGCGCCGTCGCAGCAAGCGCGCCACCTGGACCAGTCCCGATCGGGGGATCCGATGAACGCACAACGCCCGTCCAACCGCTTCGACTCGCGGATGATCCGCAAGCCGCATCGCCAACCACGCTTCCAGCGCACCGCCTGGGGCTTCGTCACCCTCGCGTTCTGGGGGTTCTACTTCTACCTGTGGGCACCGCTGGTGACCCTGTTCTCGTGGCTGATCGGCGGCCAGCTGGCCTGGCAGCAGCTGTACGAACGGCAAAGCCAGTTCGACCCCTATGTGCTGGTGGCACTGCCGCTGATGCTGCTGTGTGCCAGCGTGCTGCTGATCGGCTGGGCCGAGTACAACCGCGCGCGCTTCCGTGGCCACGAGCGACGCCTGCCGCGGCCGCTTGCCAGCCTCAATGAAGTCGCGGCCGATCTGGGTGCCAGCACCGGCCTTGCCGAGCGCCTGCTGGGCTGCAAGGCCGCCACGCTGCACATGGACGATCACGCGCGGCCGATCGGTATCCGCCGCGAGGTGGTGTGACGCCCCGGTAGTCGCCGACCCTGGTCGGCGCTTGGGCCTGGTGGGCGCCGACCTTGGTCGGCACCGGGGTCTACCGCGAAGAGCATCCGCGCATCGCGTGGATCTACTTGCGCGTCTGCCCTTCACCGCGCACGACGAATCGTTCGACGGTGAGTGCTTCCAGGCCCATTGGGCCGTACGCATGCAGGCGCGTGGTGGAAATGCCGATCTCGCTGCCCAGGCCCAGCTGTCCACCGTCGGAGAAGCGCGACGAGGTATTGACCATCACCACCGCCGAGCGCAGTGCGTTGACGAAGCGCTCGGCATGGCCGGCGTCTTCGGTGGCGATCACTTCGGTATGGTCGGAGGTATAGGCACGGATGTGCGCGATGGCCGCCTCGAGGTCATCAACCACGCGCACGGCCAGCACCAGGTCGAGGAACTCGGCAGCGTAGTCGTCTTCGCTGGCGGCGGTGCTGCCCGGCAGCAGCGGCTGCGCGTTCGTGTCGGCGCGCAGCTCCACGCCACGCTCACCGAGCGCCTGCGCCACGCGCGGCAGGAAGGCTTCGGCCACATCACGATGCACCAGCAGGGTTTCCAGCGAGTTGCAGGCCGACGGACGGCTGCACTTGCCGTCCACCAGAAGGTCGATGGCTTTGCCGAGGTCGGCGCTGGCATCCACGAACAGGTGGCAGACACCCTTGTAGTGCTTGATCACCGGCACCCGCGCATGCTCGGCAACGAAGCGGATCAGGCCTTCGCCGCCGCGCGGAATCGCCAGATCGATCAGTTCATGCAGCTGCAGCAGCTCCAGCATTGCTTCGCGGCGCAGGTCGGTCAGCACGGTCACTGCCGCCGCCGGTACGCCATTGGCCTGCAGGGCGACGGCCAGCGCCTGGGCGATGGCGGTGTTGGAGTGGACCGCTTCGGAACCACCGCGCAGGATCACGCCATTGCCGGCCTTCAGGCACAGCGCAGCCGCTTCGGCGGTCACGTTCGGGCGCGCCTCGTAGATCATCGCGATCACGCCCAGCGGCACGCGCACCTTCTGCACGCGGATGCCGTTTGGACGCACATCGTCGCGGGTGATCTGGCCGACGGGATCGGGCAGCGCGGCGACCTCACGCACGGCTTCGGCCATCGCGAACAGGCGTGCCGGGTCCAGCGCCAGGCGGTCGAGCATGGCACTGCCAATGCCTTTCTCGCGCGCAGCGGCAAGGTCGCGCGCATTACCGGCCAGGATCAGCCCGGCATTCACTTCCAGCGCCTGGGCCATCGCCAGCAGCAGCGTGCGGCGCGCCGCACTGTCGAGGCCGGCAACGATCTGGGCCGCGTCACGGCAGGCACGCGCCTGCGCTTCGATTTCGCTCATCGGGGAGTCCTTCAAACCGGTCATGGCAGCACCAGATCGTCGCGATGGACGACACTGCCACCGTAGTTGTAGCCCAGCACGGCCTCGATGTCGCGCGAATGGCGGCCGGCGATCCGGCGCACATCATCGGCCGCGTACTGGCTGACACCGCGCGCCACGCAGACGCGGCCCTGTGGCGCGTTCCAGCACACCTGCACCATGTCGCCACGGCGGAACATGCCCTCCGCGCCGGTGATGCCGCCGGGCAGCAGCGAGGCGCCCTTCTCGCGCATCGCCTGCGCAGCGCCGGCATCGATCACGATCGCACCCTCGACCAGCGGCGCGTGCCGCAGCCAGTGCTTGCGGGCCGCCTCACGGCTGCGCGCGGCGTGGATACGGGTACCGAACAGGCGGTCCTGGGCCAGCGCGCGTACCACGTCACCGCTGCGGCCATTGAACAGATAGGTTTCGATGCCGAGACGACCCGCCTTCGCTGCCGCTTCCAGCTTGGTCCGCATGCCGCCGGTACCGGCGCGCGAGCCGGCGCCGCCGGCCATCGCCAGCACCTCGTCACTCAGTTCCGGCACGTCGTGCAGCGGCCGCGCGTCGGCCACGGTGCGCGGGTCGGCGCTGTACAGGCCATCGATATCGGTGGCGATGAACAGCGCATCGGCATCGACCAGCGCCGCCACCGTCGCCGCCAGGTTGTCGTTGTCGCCAAGCTTGAGCTCGTCCACCGACACGGTGTCGTTCTCGTTGACCACCGGCAACGCGCCCAGCCGCAGCAGTTCGTTGAGCGTGGCGCGGGCGTTGAGGTAGCGGCGGCGGTTGCGCAGGTCGTCATGGGTCAGCAGCACCTGCGCCACCGGGCGCTCGAAGAAGCGCTGCCAGAGCCCGATCAGCTGGGCCTGGCCGAGCGCAGCCAGCGCCTGCCGCGCCGCCATCGCCGCGCCAGGTTCATCGGCCCGCGGCAGGATCGCGCGCCCGGCAGCGACCGCGCCGGAAGACACGATCACCACCTCGCGCCCGGCCAGGACATTGGCCGAGACGAACTGCGCCAGGCCCAGCGCGTGGCGTGGTGACAGGCCGCCGCCATCGGCTGCCAGCAGGCTGCTGCCGACCTTCAGCACCGCACGCCGCCATGGCGGCAGCGCTTGTTCGGGGAACGGCGAGGCGACGTTGGCAGCGTGCTGGATCATCGGTCAGTGTCTCAGCGGGTGTTCCATTCGTGCACGGTCAGCTCGGAGGCCTGCATCGTCACCAGCGGATCGGTGGCGACGATGGCCTGCGCCTGCGCCAGGCTGTCCACGTTGCACAGCACATAGGCGCCACCACTGCCGTCGGCGAAACCACCAGTCAGCTGCAGCTTGCCCTGCGCCTGCAACGCATCGAGGAAATCGCGGTGCGGCTGCACCGCTGCATCGTTGAAGTCCGGCCGGCGCATCGCCATCACCAGGTAGACAGTGCCCGTCATCAGGACAGCGCCTGCCAGCGCGCGCGCAGTTCGTCCAGGCGCAGGTCGGCGGCCGAACCCGGCGACACGCGCGCGGCGAGGCTGCCTTCCGGGGTACGCCCCTGCCCTGCACTGTCGGCACCGGCCGCAGCGGCCTTGTAGGCCTCACGGAACGGCACGCCGGCCACGGCCGCTTCCACCGCCACGTCGGTGGCATACATGCCCGAATCGATGGCCGCACGCAGCTTGTCGTCACGCCATTCCAGGTTGGCCAGCAGCGCCGGCAGCAGCTCCAGCGCGGCCAGGCCACGGCCGAAGCCGTGGAAGATGGCACCCTTGGACGACTGCAGGTCGCGGTGGTAGCCCGAGGGCAGCGACAGCAGCTGCTCGATCTCGGTGCGCGCGGCGGCGACGCTGGCGTGGGTCGCACGCATCAGCTCGATCACGTCCGGGTTGCGCTTGTTGGGCATGATCGAACTGCCGGTGGTGTACTGCGCCGGCAGCGCGACGAAGCCGAACTCGGCGCTGGTGAACAGCGACAGGTCCCAGGCGATGCGGCGCAGGTCCAGCGTGGCACCACCGAGCGCTTCCAGCGCGGCCAGCTCGAACTTGCCGCGCGACAGCTGTGCGTAGATCGGCGAGATCTGCATGCGCGCGAAACCGAGCGCGGCCGTGGTGTGTTCGCGGTCCAGCGGCAGGTTCACGCCGTAGCCGGCAGCCGTGCCGAGCGGATTGGCATCGACCAGCGCATGGGTGTCACGCGCGCGGATGGCATTGTCGATGAAGGCCTCGGCCCAGCCCGCCCACCACATGCCGGCCGAGGACACTACGGCGCGCTGGATGTGGGTGTAGCCGGGAATCGGCAGGTCCTTCTCGGCCTGTGCGCGGTCCAGCGCGACCTTGGCCACTTCGGCGCTGAGCTGTGCCACGCGCTGCAGCTTCTCCTTCAGCCACAGGCGGGTGGCGACCAGGATCTGGTCGTTGCGGCTGCGGCCGGTGTGGATCTTGCGGCCGGCATCGCCGAGGCGTCCGGTCAGGCGCGCTTCGATCGCCGAGTGGCCATCCTCATACTGGGTATCGAGCACGAAGCGGCCTTCGCGGAAGTCCTGCGCCAGCACCTCCAGTTCGCGCAGCAGGCCGTCCAACTCGTCGGCACTGAGGATGCCGATGTGCTGCAGGCCTTGTGCATGTGCGGCGCTGGCGGCGATGTCATGCAGGAAGAACTCGCGGTCGAGGATCACGTCGTCGCCGGCGAGGAAGGTCTGGATCTGGGCGTCGACAGCGACGCCGGGCTTCTGCCAAAGAAGGTCTGCCATGGGGGCTCCGGAAGGCGTGTTCAGTGCGGGATGGACATCAGTTCATCGATGCCCAGCGCGAGGTTGAGGTTCTGCATGGCCTGGGTGGCCGCGCCCTTGAGCAGGTTGTCCAGGGTCGCCACCACGACGACCCGCTTGCCGCCCGGCGCGAGCGTGAAGCCACCGACCTGGGCACCGTGTCGGCCGGCGATACGGCTGACCCACGGCGCTTCATCCACCACGTCGATCAGGGGTTCGCCGGCATAGGCCTGCTGGAAGCGCTCGACGATCTGTTCGCGGGTCTGCACGCGGTTCAGCCACAGGTTGGCGGTAAGCGTGATGCCCCGGAAATGCGGCGCGACATGTGGCATGAATTCAACAGCCACACCCAGCTGCACCGACACCTCGCGCTCGTGCACGTGGTTGGTCAGCGCGTAGGGCATCAGGTTGTCGGCCAGCAGTTCGACGTTGTTCTTGTCCGACGGCGTGGTACCGGCGCCGGAGTAGCCGGAGACACCGAAGCACTGCGGCGGACCGGCCAGCAGGTCCAGCAGCGGATGCACCGCCAGCTGCATCGCCGTGGCATAGCAGCCCGGGTTGCTGATGTGCTTCTGGCCGTTGTAGCGGCCGCGGGTCAGCTCCGGCAGGCCGTAGTACCAGCTGTTGTCGAAGCGATAGTCGGCCGAGAGATCGACGATGACGGTGTCCGGCTTCGCCGCTTCCAGCGCAGCCACGAACGGTGCGGCCAGGCCATTGGGCAGGGCCAGGATCACTGCGTCCACACCCTTGGCCGCCACCGCGTCGGCGTCCAGGTTCTCGTACTGCAGATCGCCCTGGAATTCCGGGTGATGGTCGGACAGGCGCTGCCCGGCGCGCTCGCGCGAGGAGACGAAAGCCAGTTCCAGCCGCGGATGGGCGGCCACCAGCTTGATCAGCTCGGCGCCGGTATGGCCGCGGGCACCGACGATGCCAAGGGTAAAGGTCGAATCGTTCATGCGTGGCTGTCCAGGCGGTACTGCAGGTGGCGCTTCACGCCCTGCCATTCCGCGTCGATGATGGAGAAGATGACGGTGTCGCGCGGCGTGCCGTCGGCATGCCGCTTGTGGTTGCGCAGCACGCCATCCTGCTTGGCGCCGAGGCGGGCGATGGCAGTGCGCGAGGTGGCGTTGAACCAGCTGGTTTCCAGCACCACGCTGATGCAGTCCAGCGTTTCGAAGGCGTGCTGCAGCAGCAACAGCTTGGCTTCGGTGTTGGCGCCGGTACGCTGCACGCGCGGCGCATACCAGGTGTAGCCGAGGCTGAGTTTCGGCACACCGGCATCCATGTCATAGAAACGGGTACTGCCAACGATTCCGCCAGCCGCATCACGGATCACGAACGGCAGCACCTTGCCTTCGCTCTGCGCCTGCAGCGCGGCCCGCACATAGGTCCCGGCCTGTTCCGGCGACGGCACCTGGGTGTACCAGAGCTGGTCCAGGCCGCTGCCTTCAAGCGCATCGCGCAGGCCGGGCACGTGTTCCATCTGCAGCGGCTGCAGGGTTACGTGCTGGCCGCGCAGGGTAGGAACCGTGTTCCAGGCATCGAGGTTGCTCATTGCTCAGCCCTGCAGGCTCGGGGTGCGCTGCGCGCAATGATCGACATAGGTCTTGATCCGGTCGATGCCATCGGCACCGAACCAGAATACCTTCCAGTGGTCCTGCTTGTAGCAGCCGTCGGATTCGGCGTAGTAGAAGTGATTGATCGGGTTGCCATGGCGCGAGCGCCAGAACAGCTGCGGCGTCTCTTCCAGCATCACGTTCCAGACCGCACGGCCCAGACCCTCGCCCTGCGCGTCGTCGAGCACGGCGAACTTGTCCAGGTAGACGCCCTCTGCCTCGTCGGTGAGGATGACCGCGGTGCGGTAGTTCTCGCTGACGTAGGCACGCAACAGCTTGGTCTTCTCGAAATAGTCCGGCACCAGCGCGCGGCCGAAGCTGGATTCGATCAGGCCCTTCAGGCGCGGCAGGTCCAGTTCGTTCCAGGCGGTGGCGCGCAGCACCTTTTCACCCTTGCGCACCAGCGTGCCCGAACCCTTGTGGGTGAACAGTTCCTTGGCCAGGTCGGCCGGGCGCGTGATCGACACCGACGATTCCAGCGGCAGGCGGTCGAGCAGATCCTTGATCTGTTCGATCTTCACCTTCATGCCGCCGTGGATCCACGGCTGCGCGATCAGGTGGTCGTACTCGGTGGACAGATTGATCGAATCGATCACGTTGCCCGCCTCGTCCAGCAGGCCGCCCGTGCCGGTCAGGAAGATGATCTTGTACGGCTGCAGTTCCTGCACCAGCTCGTTGGCGGCGAAGTCGGCGTTGACGTTGAGGATCTGGCCGCCGGCGGTCTCGCCCAGGCTGGTGATGACCGGGATCGAGCCAGCGCGCAGGCTGGCCTCGATCGGTGCCAGGTTGACCTTCTTCACCTCGCCGACCAGGCCGTAGGTATCCACATCCAGGTACTCGGCTTCGAACACGCCGCCGGTGATCGAGGTGGCGCGCGCGCCGTTCTGCTGCAGCGCCTCGACCAGCCGCAGGTTGGACTGCTGGAACACCCGGCGCACGATCGCCAGCGCTTCCGGCGAGGTCACGCGCAGGCCGTTCACGGTCTGCTTCTCGATGCCGGCGGCCGACAGTTCGGCATCCAGCTGCGGGCCGGCGCCGTGCAGCACGATCGGGGTCAGCCCGACTTCCTGCAGAAACGACAGCGAAGAGGTCAGCGCGTCGAGGTCGTCGCGCAGCACCGCGCCGCCGACCTTGACCACGGCGAAGCGCTTGGCATCCAGCTGCGAGAAGCGCTTGAGGTACTGGCTGATCTCCTTCGCGCTGGCCATGCTGGAAAGCAGGCGCACGATGGTCTGGCGGGTCTGGCGATGGGGCTGGAGGGCAGGAGACATTTCGGTTTCGTCGGAAAGGGAGGAATCAGGCGCCGGCGGCGATGATGCGGTGCACGGCGTCGGTGTAGCGCTGCAACTGCTCCAGCGTCACGAACTCATCGGCGGTGTGGGCCTGGGCGATGTCACCCGGGCCGAACACCAGCGTGGTGTAACCACCGGCCGAGAACAGCGAGGCCTCGGTCCAGAAGTCCACCGCGTTGCCGATCGGCAGTTCCAGCGCATCGGCCACGTCACGTGCCAGCAGGCGGCGGTTCTCGGCTTCGGCGATGTCGCCGGCCGGCAGGCTGGGGCCACGGAAGGTTTCGGTGAATACCGCCGCTTCCGGCTCGGCGAAACCGGCGAAGGTGGCCAGCAACGCGTCGATGTTCATCGACGGCAGCGGCCGGAAGCCGAAGCGCACTTCGGCAGCGGGCGCGATCATGTTGGCCTTGATCCCGCCTTCGACGCGGCCGATGTTGAAGCGCAGGCCCGTCAGCCCACCGAAGCGCGCCGATGCCAGCGATTCCACATGGTCCAGCGCGCGGTTGCCCCAGCGCATCGCCTGGTG includes the following:
- the pgaA gene encoding poly-beta-1,6 N-acetyl-D-glucosamine export porin PgaA is translated as MVVHRRLALCVGLACTALAWASSAAPPDREAALAEIGRYRDQARWLDALGAIERASQQQPNDDLLFKLRVLTLGDIGNAWRAWELYQQRPQLFDAAQKQRIEGDYLAKLVVWSLAYSSSEDSRLEEAESTLARMQRYLGSEGTPPAQAPLRIRMDRLILLNRLGRHAQVRQEARALQAEGHALPDYVLPAVGDSLMGTLHPEEAIPVLQAAVAGDPTRDASHSELAYAYLESEQQEKAVDLLQAWRDKEPAWRWSNGKSPYPNWSRYEADLNLAMVRAYSGDLPTAQRDLESMVDIAPGNGGLQSALGSVYMMRGWPRRALQRQQMAHALDPRDIEPRLGMQEAYVALQRDDLARPLHDDLLARYPTQPAVERMDQAWRAHRGWQLKAWTDIGRSSGGGGTSPLGNNDRHYGMEVQTPVLDDRWRLFAFADRRSVDFQDQRIDPLWLGAGVRYRFGQLDAEAAVLRANDHIGDTGLRIGVGWQFNDYWHAGLVAARNDPEASMQARVAGITADSVSAQVDYRRSELTHWMFGASRFRYEDGNHRELFSTSIEQRLLTRPRWLIDGLASAYTSRGSRDDAPYFNPKRDRMVEIGLRIDQQLWRHYERHFRHRLTVSLGDYWQDGFGSALVPSVSYMHEWQLGQGRVFEYGVRWSRPVYDGHRERHIGFEAALRWGE
- the pgaB gene encoding poly-beta-1,6-N-acetyl-D-glucosamine N-deacetylase PgaB: MARILRLIVLLLLAATPPAFAQQALHLDATDNGLLILSYHDIRDRVAAKGDADAYAVSTQNFAAHLDWLGAHGYHPVSLSQVIDASQGRATLPPKPVLLTFDDGLRSVYDKAFPLLQAYHYPALVAVITDYVDMAPGRTIDYGYRPFGHDDFVTWAQLKQMHDSGLIEVASHTDDLHHGVLANPQGNSTPAVVTRIYRPATRSYESEAQYEQRLRADLGRSVQRIQQHLGVRPRAIVWPYAAYNQLSNDIAEQLGMPVSFDLEGRSTPVASDLHGLARFLVSDNPTVEGLAYELRRDVALDGIRALQVDLDDVYDPDPAQQGRNLDALIERVKRISPTHVYLQAFADPDGNNTADALYFPNRHMPMRADLFSRVAWQLKSRAGVKVYAWLPVLGFELPDPVQRKALAIHNGDADGMYRLDFTNPKARQIMLDIYEDLAVNSYFEGLLFHDDGYLRDTELPTLAAGDDGSARTRALIDFTLALRGSAQRWRPKLATVRNLYAEPVLRPQSEAWFAQRLDLFNKAYDQTALMAMPWMEGSRHPERWLDQLLAAVRAHDPQLQHTLFELQTVDWRSGQPIPAERLRAQIRQLQAQGVHHFAWYPDDFIAGQPSTHDARAAMSAGNFPYPEK
- the pgaC gene encoding poly-beta-1,6-N-acetyl-D-glucosamine synthase; the encoded protein is MDMHPLLQVLFQFAFYYPMVMAFFWMSGGLYYYFRRERHSRPRNDPPLMVDPPFASLLIPCHNESANLDDTLGAALAQRYPADYEVIAIDDGSSDDTGARLDVLAAKHPRLRVLHLDRNLGKANALRMGALAARSEYLVCIDGDAMLEEHALHWMVWHLVSGNRVGAVTGNPRIRNRSTLLGRLQVAEFSSIIGMIKRAQRVYGRIFTISGVIAGFRRTALHQVGWWSDDMVTEDIDISWRLQHAHWDIRYEPNALCFILMPETLKGLWRQRLRWAQGGVEVMLRHARSLLHWKERRMWGVLLEYVLSVIWAYTMLFIVVLWVLGKLIDVPPQLYIASLLPQWHGVILALVCLMQFASSLIIDRRYETQIGRNYFWVIWYPMAYWLISLSTTLVALPKTLLRRRSKRATWTSPDRGIR
- the pgaD gene encoding poly-beta-1,6-N-acetyl-D-glucosamine biosynthesis protein PgaD, with protein sequence MNAQRPSNRFDSRMIRKPHRQPRFQRTAWGFVTLAFWGFYFYLWAPLVTLFSWLIGGQLAWQQLYERQSQFDPYVLVALPLMLLCASVLLIGWAEYNRARFRGHERRLPRPLASLNEVAADLGASTGLAERLLGCKAATLHMDDHARPIGIRREVV